Genomic segment of Bacteroides stercoris ATCC 43183:
CCTTTTCTCCATACAATGACGAGAATGCTTCCATGTAGTCTGTACGCAGTTGGTCTATTGTCAACGTCACCACCAGTTTCGGAGATGGCGGCAGTGGCTGGGCTTGCAGGCTGCCGAATGTCAGTGCGAGTATGGAAGTTATCAGTCCTTTCTTCATTATTTCTTATCGTATGTGAGAATTAGGTTGCTTGCAGAACGTATCAGCAAACAAAGTGCCAAAGGTAACACTGCTAACGGAAATCTTTGCGGTATTACGAGCCAAAGCAATATAAAAAGTGTTAAAACAATAAAGTTCGCCAGCATATAACGGCTTCTTTTCCTTTTTCGCACTCTGTTCAGCATACAAGGCAGGCAGAAAAGATGAAGCGGATGGAACACAAACAGCAGATAATTGGGACTGACGGCAGGATGTTGGGAGAACAAGGCAAGGAACGCCAATATACATCCCGCCGTTCCGGCGGCAAAGAACAGCGCGAAATCGATTCCCCAAAGCGTTTTCTTCCGGCGTATGCCGTAGATGGTGGCGGCTGCGGTCAGTATAAGAAGGAGCAGGGCGGTCTGCATAGGGGTGAAGCCATCGGAAGGCTGTTCCGCTTCTTCGTTGCCGGTTACTATTATTTTCTCTTCATTCAGTACCAAAGGGCGTGTTTCTCCTTCTTTGTTTACAATGCGGGCTTGGTTGAAGTACTCTTGTACATAGAAAGGTACAAACATCATCAGTCTGCGGTTGATGGTTTTGTCGGCTTGGCTGCCCATACATAAGTCCATGCCGAAACGCGACCAGGGATGCCCCTTGCTGTATTTGTGCAGCAGGTCTCGGAAAGAAATGCCGGAATCAGTGTCTGTCATGTCGCCTGCGTATTGCAGCGTGCCGTTAATGGATTTTTCTATTAAATCGCGCGGACGTGTGGCACAGTTATCGTAAAAGAAGTTATAACGATATATCCGGTTTTCGGGGCGGTAATTCTCTTCAAGTAACATAACCAACTTTTCTTTCTCTTGTACAGTGAGATTCAGCTCTTGTTGCCAAACATCGCGTTCCAGGTAATAATATTCTGCAGCAAAGCGTTCATAATCGGTTACTCCCAATTGGTAGTCCGTTTCACCCAAGGCAAAACGAAGGATGAAGTTGGGAGCATTGAAGTTGAATATGCCGTAATTGAATACTGCGTCAATGCCGCGGGTATAGTTTTCGTACCGTATGGCCGTATGTCCGAAAAGGGAATATATTTCTTCTCCCGAGGCACATGTCAACAGATTGATATGTATAGAGTCCGGAATAACTCTTTTTGGTTCTTGTGCCTGCATAGTGACGACGGACAGGCTGAAGAAAAGAAAAATAAGTGAACGGAAAACCGATGGAGATAACTTCATTTGTCTTTTTTATTATCATTGATTTAATCAAGAGTGTATTTTGTAATTCGTTACAAAGATAGACTTTAAATCTTAAAACAGCAATTGTCATAGGAGAACCTTTTTCTTTTATGCATGTGGAACAAAGGAAAAAAGTGCTATCTTTGCGCCGCTTTAAATATATGCAGAATGAATCTTATTATTGATATAGGTAATACCGTTGCAAAGATAGCGGTGTTTAAAGATAAGGATATTGTAGAAATACTCTATGATTCTAATCAAACGCTTGAATGTCTGTCGGATATATGTGCGAAATATGCTGTCGAGAAGGCAATCGTGGCTACCGTTATCGATTTGAATGAACGGGTGTTGGCACAACTGAAAAGTTTGCCCGTTTCATTGTTGTGGCTAAATGAAAAAACATTGCTTCCGGTGGAGAATCTTTACGAAACGCCCGAAACCTTGGGATATGACCGGATGGCGGCTGTGGTGGGCGCATACGAACAGTTTCCCGGTAAGGATATTCTGGTTATAGATGCCGGGACTTGCATTACTTATGAATTTATAGATGCCGCCGGACGTTATCATGGCGGAAATATTTCGCCGGGCGTGCAGATGCGCTTTAGGGCGCTCCATGAGTTCACAGGAAGGCTTCCGCTGGTGCTTCGGGAGGGACGGCGCCTGCCGTTGGGCAGCGATACCGATACGGCAATGCGCGAAGGAGTGCTGAAAGGTATGGAATATGAAATTTCGGGTTACATAACGGCGATGAAACATAAATATCCTGAACTTTTGGTTTTTTTAACGGGCGGCGATGATTTTTCTTTTGATACAAACTTAAAAAGTATCATCTTTGCAGACAGATTTTTAGTATTGAAAGGATTAAATAGAATTTTAAACTATAATAATGATAGGATATAGACAAACACTCTTGGTGTTCTTGCTTATGATGTTGTCCGGAGCGGCAATCGCTCAAAATAATACGAATTCTCCCTATACACGATACGGATACGGACAATTGGCGGACCAGGGTTCAGGTAATAGCAAAGCCATGGGTGGTATTGCATACGGATTACGGGATAAATATCAGGTGAATTTCGCTAATCCGGCATCCTATACGGCGATCGATTCGCTTACTTTTATTTTTGACGGCGGTATTTCCCTGCAAAATACGAACTTCAGTAACGGTACGATAAAGCAAAATGCCAAAAACTCCAGTTTTGACTATATTACAATGCAATTTCGTTTGGGTAAATGGGCTGCTATGAGTCTGGGATTGTTGCCTTACTCGAATGTAGGGTATAGCATGGCGGAATACAAGGAAGATACGGATTATCCTTCCCAATCCAGCGCGTTGCAATATTATGGAGATGGCGGATTACATCAGCTATATTTGGGAGCAGGGTTTAAAGTCTTGAAAAATCTTTCTGTCGGTGCTAATATCTCATATTTTTGGGGAGATATAACGCACACAAGAGCCATAACATTTCCGGGAAATTCGTCTACTTTGCCGCTGACTACGATAACAGGTACATCTATACAAAGCTATAAGTTGGATATCGGAGCACAGTATACGCAGGTATTCGGAAAGAAACATGAAGCTACATTAGGTATAGTATTCTCGCCGGGACATGATTTGAACAACGATTCATATGTAGAGGATAGATTGGGAAATGAGAAAACGGGAACTACTGTGAATAACAGAGATACGGTTGCCGCTTTCGGTAGTCCGATGAGTTTGGGTGTTGGTTTCAGCTATGTGTATGACAAGCGTTTGACGGTAGGGGCTGACTTTACTTTTCAAAAATGGAGTTCAGTTACTTATATGAATGAGAAAAATGCTTTCTGTAACCGTACCAAGATTGCTGTAGGCGCTGAATTTCTTCCAAACCCTATGGGAAGGAGCTACTTGGCACATGTAAAATATCGTTTGGGAGCTTACTATTCCCAACCTTATTATAAAATAAACGGTATGCGTGCCGCTGACGAATATGGGGTAACTGCCGGTTTCGGACTTCCCATTCCGCGTACGCGTTCTGTGTTAAGCCTTTCGGCCCAGTATGTAAGAACCGAAGGCAAGACAGCCGCATTCCTGAATGAAAATACGTTGCGTATCTGTGTTGGAGTAACTTTCAATGAACGCTGGTTCTTCAAGCGGAAAGTTGATTAATGCTGAATGGTGAAAATAGACAATATAACAACTAAAATTTAAATACAATGAAAATTAAAACGCTTGTCGCTGTTTTGCTCCTTTCGGGTGGAGTAACCAGCACTTTCGCACAAAGTGATTGTAATGCCAATAGTAGTATCTCGCATGAGGCAGTAAGAGCGAAAAACTTCAAGGATGCTTACGCTCCTTGTATGGCAGTTCTGAAAGATTGTCCGACACTGAGATATTACACTTATACCGATGCACAGAAGATTCTTACAGGTTTGATGAGTCAGATTAAGGATCGTAATTCAGCAGAGTATAAGAAATTGTTTGATGAACTGATGGCTGTGCATGATCAGAAAATGAAGTATATTCCTGAATTTGCTTCAAAGATGAAGGGTGTACCGAGTGTTGCGTCTGCATTAGGCACAAAAGCTGTGGATTATCTGCAATATGCACCTGCTCCTGATTTGAATCAGGCTTATGCCTGGCTGAAAGAATCAGCAGAAACCGCTAAGGGTGAGTCTGATGGTGCTGTATTGCACTATTTTGTTGATGTGTCCATGCAGAAAGTAAAGGCAGATACTAATCATACAGATCAATTCTTCCAGGATTATATCAATGCTTCGCAATACGCCGATGATGCTATTGCAGCAGAGGATAATGCAAAGAAAAAAGCTGTTTTGCAAACAATTAAGGATAATTTGGTAGCTATGTTCGTTAACAGCGGTGTAGCTGATTGTGAATCATTGCAGAATATCTACGGTCCGAAAGTTGAAGAAAATAAGGCAGACTCTGCTTTCCTGAAGAAGACCATCACTATTCTGAAGATGATGAAGTGTAATGAATGTGAGGCATACTTCAAAGCTTCCGATTATTTGTATCGTGTTAATCCGACTGCTGATGCAGCTGTAGGTGTAGCATATATGTACTATAAAAAAGGTGATTATGACACTGCGGTGAAGTATTTCGATGAAGCATTGGGCATGGAAACCGATAATGCAAAGAAATCTGAAATGG
This window contains:
- a CDS encoding DUF4105 domain-containing protein; its protein translation is MKLSPSVFRSLIFLFFSLSVVTMQAQEPKRVIPDSIHINLLTCASGEEIYSLFGHTAIRYENYTRGIDAVFNYGIFNFNAPNFILRFALGETDYQLGVTDYERFAAEYYYLERDVWQQELNLTVQEKEKLVMLLEENYRPENRIYRYNFFYDNCATRPRDLIEKSINGTLQYAGDMTDTDSGISFRDLLHKYSKGHPWSRFGMDLCMGSQADKTINRRLMMFVPFYVQEYFNQARIVNKEGETRPLVLNEEKIIVTGNEEAEQPSDGFTPMQTALLLLILTAAATIYGIRRKKTLWGIDFALFFAAGTAGCILAFLALFSQHPAVSPNYLLFVFHPLHLFCLPCMLNRVRKRKRSRYMLANFIVLTLFILLWLVIPQRFPLAVLPLALCLLIRSASNLILTYDKK
- a CDS encoding type III pantothenate kinase — translated: MNLIIDIGNTVAKIAVFKDKDIVEILYDSNQTLECLSDICAKYAVEKAIVATVIDLNERVLAQLKSLPVSLLWLNEKTLLPVENLYETPETLGYDRMAAVVGAYEQFPGKDILVIDAGTCITYEFIDAAGRYHGGNISPGVQMRFRALHEFTGRLPLVLREGRRLPLGSDTDTAMREGVLKGMEYEISGYITAMKHKYPELLVFLTGGDDFSFDTNLKSIIFADRFLVLKGLNRILNYNNDRI
- a CDS encoding tetratricopeptide repeat protein, with the protein product MKIKTLVAVLLLSGGVTSTFAQSDCNANSSISHEAVRAKNFKDAYAPCMAVLKDCPTLRYYTYTDAQKILTGLMSQIKDRNSAEYKKLFDELMAVHDQKMKYIPEFASKMKGVPSVASALGTKAVDYLQYAPAPDLNQAYAWLKESAETAKGESDGAVLHYFVDVSMQKVKADTNHTDQFFQDYINASQYADDAIAAEDNAKKKAVLQTIKDNLVAMFVNSGVADCESLQNIYGPKVEENKADSAFLKKTITILKMMKCNECEAYFKASDYLYRVNPTADAAVGVAYMYYKKGDYDTAVKYFDEALGMETDNAKKSEMAYATAAALWQAKKLSQARTYAQKAISFNENYGEPYILLAQMYGSNPNWSDEPALNRCTYYVVIDKLQRAKAVDPSVTDKVNELIATYARHTPQAKDLFMLGYKAGDRITIGGWIGESTTIR